The Besnoitia besnoiti strain Bb-Ger1 chromosome Unknown contig00018, whole genome shotgun sequence genome contains a region encoding:
- a CDS encoding putative PP2C (encoded by transcript BESB_032950), producing MHRPYPHHYDTSPVSSPFGSADVSVELPKSPARGWGDGTNHPPSTQDAHNNVAKASTPAQTRDPSSLVAVTRSISHAASLSSSANPKQAEPADPRMEAGQSGQGKREERREEGEEGSLSPVDALPGGETEKERGASGSPHGERADVWMGTEASEQAAAAGEEAESSEGRESPSPFRRRRLSLSRSAEAKEDERERGKAIIAVDQETAVGLLRAQARGLESAEREERARGDDSTSSTRGREDATSESDGERARMKRNELPGRGERRLQRGDPRADQGLDRSCGDSQGQPHEGDVSLSSSSEFEDEGEGTNSPLLKDRQRRHLSLSQSAAVASVDTPEDDGEERGLTSVKVAAAAAGGSSAEGGNGGREAGGAQASEQKKQGDSVATQSKQANSRTARRLSVAGLSSERTQDNFEDKKVEKHGQAAQQDSLSQFGIGMCCKKGFKPESPNQDDFFIIKVDKWCLYGAFDGHGPFGHDVSNYVQRELPARLLYGEPPFLSSPLRALHASFTKVHNELEDQTDAIPSGGQGIDCSMSGTTATVVLHIHAQKKLFVAHVGDSRAVIGRREPPFRLLSSTGRQVQGRPSWEGAGHGSPDPLQASRDAGAERGDRSLIRLRAMDLTVDHKPTNELEKQRIIKSGGQVRRLEGDVPHRVFLKNRLFPGLAMSRAIGDTIATQAGVIPDPEVREYQLVDGRDEFLLICSDGVWEFISSQEAVNMVGSFGRERVSFLSDPRRRKRGFDASSRAPGVVSIDACRER from the exons ATGCATCGTCCGTATCCGCACCACTACGACACCTCGCCGGTTTCTTCTCCATTCGGCAGCGCAGACGTGAGCGTGGAGCTCCCCAAgtcgccagcgagaggcTGGGGTGACGGCACCAATCACCCGCCCTCCACGCAGGACGCGCACAACAACGTCGCCAAGGCCTCCACACCTGCCCAAACACGCGACCCCAGCTCGCTGGTGGCCGTCACCAGAAGCATATCTCACGCCGCCAGCCTGAGCTCGTCAGCGAATCCCAAGCAAGCTGAACCCGCGGATCCGAGGATGGAAGCCGGTCAGAGTGGGCAGGGAAAACGAGAAGaacggcgagaggaaggcgaggagggtaGCCTCTCACCGGTAGACGCGCTCCCAGGAGGCGAGACTGAGAAGGAGAGGGGCGCTTCAGGGTCACCCCACGGAGAGCGCGCAGATGTTTGGATGGGGACGGAAGCAAGCGAGcaagctgcggccgcgggagaagaagccgaATCCTCCGAGGGCAGAgagtcgccctcgccgttcaggagacgccgcctctccctgtcgcgttctgcggaggcgaaggaagacgaaagaGAACGAGGGAAAGCGATCATTGCCGTTGACCAGGAGACCGCCGTCGGGCTCCTTCGGGCGCAAGCCCGCGGGCTGGAATCAGCGGAGAGGGAAGAACGGGCTCGTGGAGACGACTCCACGTCTTCCACAAGGGGACGTGAGGACGCGACCTCAGAGAGCGAtggcgagagagcgcggaTGAAACGAAATGAGCTTCCgggaaggggggagaggcgcctgcaaCGAGGAGATCCGCGTGCGGATCAGGGGCTCGACCGAAGCTGCGGCGACTCCCAGGGGCAGCCTCACGAAGGCGATGTctcgctttcgtcttcttcagagTTTGAGGACGAAGGTGAGGGAACGAATTCGCCCTTGTTGAAAGACCGCCAGAGGCGGCACCTGTCCCTCTCACAGTCTGCGGCCGTGGCCTCCGTGGATACTccagaggacgacggcgaagagcgaggtCTCACGTCAGTCAAGgtggccgcggcagcagcaggcggttCGTCTGCCGAAGGAGGAAAtggaggaagagaagcaggTGGGGCACAGGCTTCGGAACAGAAGAAACAAGGAGACTCCGTGGCGACACAATCAAAACAGGCGAATTCGAGAACGGCGAGGAGACTTAGTGTTGCCGGTCTGTCCAGCGAACGAACGCAGGACAATTTTGAG GACAAGAAAGTGGAGAAGCACGGACAGGCCGCTCAGCAGGACTCGCTCAGCCAGTTTGGCATTGGCATGTGCTGCAAAAAGGGCTTCAAGCCGGAGTCGCCCAACCAAGACGATTTCTTCATCATCAA GGTAGATAAGTGGTGTCTGTATGGAGCCTTCGACGGCCACGGCCCTTTCGGGCACGACGTGAGCAACTACGTCCAGCGAGAACTCCCTGCACGGCTTCTCTACGGCGAGCCGCCCTTCCTTTCGTCGCCATTGCGTGCTCTACACGCCTCGTTTACAAAG GTTCACAACGAGCTCGAGGATCAGACGGACGCCATTCCGAGCGGCGGGCAAGGCATCGACTGCAGCATGAGCGGCACGACCGCCACAGTTGTGCTCCACATCCACGCCCAGAAAAAACTTTTCGTCGCCCACGtgggcgacagccgcgcggtGATTGGCCGTCGCGAACCGCCCTTCAGGCTGCTGTCATCTACCGGGCGCCAGGTGCAGGGAAGGCCCTCTTGGGAGGGCGCGGGTCACGGCAGCCCCGATCCCCTGCAAGCTTCGAGAGACG cgggaGCCGAACGCGGAGATCGATCGCTTATTCGCCTCAGAGCAATGGACTTAACGGTCGACCACAAGCCAACCAACGAATTAGAAAAGCAAAGAATTATCAAGTCAG GCGGCCAAGTACGACGCCTAGAAGGAGACGTTCCGCACCGCGTGTTTTTGAAAAACCGACTTTTTCCGGGGCTCGCCATGAGTCGGGCTATTGGCGACACGATTGCAACGCAAGCTGGGGTCATTCCAGATCCCGAAGTCCGAG AGTACCAACTCGTGGACGGTCGCGATGAATTTTTGCTTATCTGTTCGGATGGCGTGTGGGAGTTCATTTCTTCGCAAGAAGCAGTGAACATGGTCGGTTCTTTTGGCAGAGAACGCGTAAGTTTTCTGTCCgatccgcggcggcggaaacgcGGCTTTGACGCTAGCAGTCGTGCACCAGGTGTCGTCTCGATCGATGCATGCCGAGAAAGATAG